One window from the genome of Rhodopseudomonas sp. P2A-2r encodes:
- a CDS encoding FecR/PupR family sigma factor regulator, which translates to MSDGRSDMDCVTPLELEAHAWVRRIASREATAADARRLRQWCAQSAAHETAFRDARQLWKTFGAAALQVREDEVRAAKHRSARHYVSRRMVLGALSLHRSPASRSFARLCVCGHHLPNWKPIFGPERANSGRLPLPMSHRSR; encoded by the coding sequence ATGTCTGATGGCCGCTCCGATATGGACTGCGTCACTCCATTGGAGTTGGAGGCGCATGCCTGGGTTCGCCGTATTGCTTCGCGGGAAGCAACTGCGGCGGATGCGCGACGATTGCGCCAATGGTGCGCACAGAGCGCGGCGCATGAGACAGCCTTTCGGGACGCCCGGCAGCTCTGGAAAACCTTCGGCGCCGCGGCACTGCAAGTGCGCGAGGACGAGGTGCGCGCGGCGAAGCATCGCAGCGCGCGCCATTATGTTTCCCGCCGGATGGTGCTGGGGGCGCTCTCGCTGCATCGGTCGCCGGCGTCGCGATCGTTCGCCCGCCTTTGCGTCTGTGGCCATCACTTGCCGAACTGGAAGCCGATTTTCGGACCGGAACGGGCGAACAGCGGCAGATTGCCATTGCCGATGTCGCATCGGTCCAGATGA
- a CDS encoding FecR family protein: protein MRLWPSLAELEADFRTGTGEQRQIAIADVASVQMNTKTSLVMKGGDHDRSVELVAGEASFRVTADASSFNVLAADGRTHGAGGRFDVRLDDASVCVTCFSDQIEVTRNAKTVRLKQSERVIYDSRGLGEVAAVDPAIAGAWQDGLIICRNTPLSDFVNELNRYRPGRIVLFRSDIGRLSVSGRFNIVEPDQALTQIQKAFSLRVRNLPGGLALVG, encoded by the coding sequence TTGCGTCTGTGGCCATCACTTGCCGAACTGGAAGCCGATTTTCGGACCGGAACGGGCGAACAGCGGCAGATTGCCATTGCCGATGTCGCATCGGTCCAGATGAACACCAAGACAAGCCTGGTCATGAAGGGTGGCGACCACGACCGATCGGTCGAGCTGGTGGCCGGGGAGGCCTCGTTTCGTGTCACGGCGGACGCGTCGTCGTTCAACGTGCTCGCTGCCGACGGTCGGACCCACGGAGCCGGCGGACGTTTCGATGTGCGACTCGATGACGCATCAGTCTGCGTGACATGTTTCTCCGATCAGATCGAAGTGACGCGGAACGCGAAAACCGTTCGGCTCAAGCAAAGCGAGCGCGTGATCTACGACAGTCGTGGCCTCGGCGAGGTGGCCGCGGTCGACCCGGCCATCGCGGGGGCCTGGCAGGACGGGTTGATCATCTGCCGAAATACGCCGCTGTCGGACTTTGTGAATGAACTGAATCGCTACCGTCCTGGTCGGATCGTGTTGTTCCGTTCGGACATCGGACGCTTGTCGGTCAGCGGGCGTTTCAACATCGTTGAGCCCGATCAGGCACTTACCCAGATTCAGAAAGCCTTCAGCCTGCGCGTCCGGAATCTGCCCGGCGGCCTTGCGTTGGTCGGCTAG
- a CDS encoding STN domain-containing protein, whose product MSLSLVALTVPALAGDLQTSRFDLPSQSLSSALESFCNNTGMFAAYDGKLVDGRVSSPVTGEMTPKAALGRLLEGTGLTVEYTSSNAFVVMTPPELGKFGAIPLK is encoded by the coding sequence ATGTCGCTCTCGCTCGTGGCTCTCACCGTACCAGCCCTCGCCGGGGATCTACAAACCAGCCGATTCGATCTGCCCTCGCAGTCTCTCAGCTCCGCGCTTGAATCCTTCTGTAACAACACGGGGATGTTTGCCGCCTATGATGGCAAGCTCGTCGATGGTCGTGTGTCGTCTCCGGTTACGGGGGAGATGACACCGAAAGCTGCACTCGGGAGGCTCCTGGAGGGAACCGGGCTGACCGTCGAATACACCTCCAGCAATGCGTTCGTCGTCATGACGCCCCCCGAACTGGGCAAGTTCGGCGCGATCCCGCTGAAATAG
- a CDS encoding RNA polymerase sigma factor: MDESERRYSALLQRSVETALCADSRTKLGDYRAAVRFRIDPGGALTGVRLLGSTGNPDRDAAIVAVAAQVSLKAPPPARMQQPFAMVVLPYSPGAARVVPGAMGGEGDQAREIRSSGTWRGNAWPVPLLIDAARTASRSLRRSQKSLTRRLGSGDWADEALQDTFLTLDRENANETIRNPMAYLLRAAINTALNQRRAESRRLSDAEIDGILEIPDENPDSLRIIEGRSDIARFKAILMGLSPRAREILIAVRLDGRTQSEIAAHLGISLSLVEKELRSAHEYCLRRFKAGRAK; this comes from the coding sequence TTGGACGAATCCGAGCGCCGATATTCGGCGCTGTTGCAACGATCGGTGGAAACTGCGCTTTGCGCCGACAGTAGGACGAAACTGGGAGATTATCGAGCGGCCGTGCGTTTCCGGATCGATCCGGGTGGCGCGTTGACCGGCGTGAGGCTTTTGGGCTCCACCGGAAATCCGGATCGCGACGCGGCGATCGTCGCGGTCGCGGCTCAAGTGTCGCTCAAAGCGCCGCCACCGGCTCGAATGCAACAGCCGTTTGCGATGGTCGTGCTGCCGTATTCTCCGGGGGCAGCCCGAGTTGTCCCTGGCGCGATGGGGGGCGAGGGTGATCAAGCACGCGAAATTCGGAGCTCCGGCACCTGGCGTGGAAACGCCTGGCCCGTCCCGCTACTCATCGACGCTGCGCGAACTGCTAGTCGATCGTTACGGCGATCTCAAAAAAGCCTGACACGCCGTCTTGGCTCCGGTGATTGGGCCGACGAGGCGCTGCAGGATACGTTCCTCACGCTCGACCGCGAAAATGCGAACGAGACGATCCGCAATCCCATGGCGTATCTGCTGCGGGCTGCGATCAACACGGCACTCAATCAGCGGCGGGCCGAGAGCCGAAGGCTGTCCGATGCAGAGATCGACGGCATTCTCGAAATTCCGGATGAGAATCCGGATTCGCTCCGTATAATTGAAGGACGGTCGGACATTGCGCGCTTCAAGGCGATCCTGATGGGGTTGTCACCGCGAGCAAGAGAGATCCTCATCGCGGTCCGTCTCGACGGTCGAACTCAGTCTGAGATCGCCGCGCATCTCGGGATTTCCCTCAGTCTGGTCGAGAAAGAGCTTCGGTCAGCGCACGAGTATTGTCTGAGACGCTTCAAGGCGGGCCGGGCAAAATGA
- a CDS encoding filamentous hemagglutinin N-terminal domain-containing protein, whose protein sequence is MSDGLLRHSAVLMVGASALAMLAASPEVHARALNGGGSAGAVSAPNLASDAAAQAAQQAAAAVQQTRDSLARAARAVQDMQGIQAAARSAAAAQQTSLIAPVAVPNGVGAGGLLPNNPATWSGANAPTQGTDGAGQTQVNIRQTTQQAILNWTSFNVGARTTLTFDQQGNGNWVALNRVDASTGPSQILGNIKADGQVYVINQSGIIFGGNSQVNVGSLIASTADLSDTQFRTNGIYSTQTNNIYAPSFTAAGGKVVVEAGASIVTSAPASVTSGGGYVLLIGSEVSNAGGITTPKGQAILAAGDNFILRKGFGTDANQFSTTNGSEIVPVIQPRSSAGRVTNTGIVLSQQGDITLAGRGVTQDGVLLSTTSVNQRGTIHLLNAASDAGGSVTMTGKSLSWIVPELESKDAALNAQRDGLIAASGPNDRRDQSRVEIVTGGWSTSRTARSPWRKAVRSPSAPARASSPEPVRSSMSPACRAWCGRCRTTRCWSTSRAMNSGTRQSIATAAPWSTRMSGSTSAISLSCPRAPAAIPVNATTPKADCSKSAAISPTPPTPSANGRRSAAPSRWQRRKSSRSRAQSSTLPADRSAMTAVPSIRPG, encoded by the coding sequence ATGTCTGATGGACTTCTTCGCCACAGCGCGGTGCTGATGGTTGGCGCCAGCGCACTTGCAATGCTGGCGGCGTCGCCAGAGGTTCATGCTCGCGCCCTGAATGGCGGAGGCAGCGCCGGCGCGGTCTCGGCTCCGAACCTCGCATCGGACGCGGCGGCACAAGCGGCGCAGCAGGCCGCGGCGGCGGTGCAGCAGACGCGGGATTCGCTGGCACGCGCGGCGCGCGCAGTACAGGACATGCAGGGTATCCAGGCCGCCGCACGGTCGGCGGCGGCCGCGCAGCAGACGTCGCTGATCGCGCCTGTCGCGGTGCCGAACGGCGTCGGCGCCGGTGGCTTGTTGCCGAACAATCCCGCGACCTGGTCAGGCGCCAATGCGCCGACCCAGGGCACCGATGGTGCGGGACAGACCCAGGTCAATATCCGGCAAACGACGCAGCAGGCGATCCTGAACTGGACGTCCTTCAATGTCGGCGCCCGCACCACGCTGACCTTCGACCAGCAGGGCAACGGCAACTGGGTCGCGCTCAACCGCGTCGATGCATCGACCGGCCCGAGCCAGATCCTCGGCAACATCAAGGCCGACGGCCAAGTCTACGTCATCAACCAGAGCGGCATCATCTTCGGCGGCAACAGCCAGGTCAATGTCGGCTCATTGATCGCCTCGACCGCCGATCTCAGCGACACCCAGTTCCGCACCAACGGCATCTATTCGACGCAAACCAACAACATTTACGCGCCGAGCTTCACGGCGGCCGGGGGCAAGGTCGTGGTCGAGGCCGGCGCCTCGATCGTCACGTCGGCGCCCGCTTCGGTGACCTCGGGCGGCGGCTACGTCTTGCTGATCGGCAGCGAGGTCAGCAATGCCGGCGGTATCACCACGCCGAAGGGGCAGGCTATCCTGGCGGCTGGCGACAATTTCATTCTGCGCAAGGGCTTCGGCACCGACGCCAACCAATTCTCGACCACCAATGGCAGCGAGATCGTGCCGGTGATCCAGCCCCGAAGTTCTGCGGGCCGCGTGACCAATACCGGCATTGTGCTGTCGCAGCAGGGCGACATCACGTTGGCCGGCCGGGGCGTGACGCAGGACGGCGTGCTGCTCTCCACGACGTCGGTCAACCAGCGCGGCACCATCCATCTGTTGAACGCAGCCAGCGATGCCGGCGGCAGCGTGACGATGACCGGCAAGAGTCTCAGCTGGATCGTGCCGGAACTGGAATCCAAGGATGCCGCGCTCAATGCGCAGCGCGATGGGCTAATCGCCGCCTCGGGACCGAACGATCGGCGCGACCAGTCGCGCGTTGAGATCGTCACCGGGGGCTGGTCAACTTCCAGAACGGCTCGCTCACCATGGCGCAAGGCGGTCAGGTCGCCGTCAGCGCCGGCACGCGCATCTTCGCCGGAGCCGGTTCGATCGTCGATGTCTCCGGCGTGCAGGGCGTGGTGCGGCCGATGTCGGACAACCAGGTGCTGGTCAACGTCCAGGGCAATGAACTCCGGGACTCGCCAGTCAATCGCGACAGCGGCGCCCTGGTCAACAAGAATGTCTGGATCGACGTCCGCGATCTCACTTTCGTGCCCGCGGGCACCGGCGGCTATACCGGTGAACGCTACTACACCAAAGGCGGATTGCTCGAAGTCGGCGGCTATCTCGCCAACACCGCCCACACCATCGGCGAATGGGCGGCGCTCGGCGGCACCGTCACGCTGGCAGCGCCGGAAGTCATCGCGCAGCAGGGCGCAAAGTTCAACATTGCCGGCGGATCGGTCAGCTATGACGGCGGTCCCATCTATTCGACCAGGTTGA